A single genomic interval of Campylobacter anatolicus harbors:
- a CDS encoding enoyl-ACP reductase: protein MDKNNEFLGKTLVISGGTRGIGRAIVEEFATAGANIAFTYNSNEELAKAQAAELEIKFNIKARAYALNILEPENYKELFLQIDADFDRVDFFISNAIISGRAVAGGYTKFMKLKPRGINNIFTATVNAFVVGSQEAAKRMEKVGGGSIISLSSTGNLVYIENYAGHGTAKAAVEAMVRYAATELGEKNIRVNVVSGGPIDTDALRAFTNYEEVRNMTAKLSPLNRMGQPADLAGACLFLCSSKASWVTGHSFIIDGGTTFK, encoded by the coding sequence ATGGATAAAAACAACGAATTTTTAGGTAAAACTTTAGTCATAAGTGGTGGCACACGTGGCATAGGTCGTGCCATAGTCGAGGAGTTTGCAACAGCCGGTGCAAATATAGCTTTCACATATAATTCAAATGAGGAGCTTGCAAAGGCTCAAGCAGCAGAATTAGAGATTAAATTTAATATAAAAGCAAGAGCTTATGCACTAAATATCCTTGAACCAGAAAATTATAAAGAGCTTTTTTTACAGATTGACGCAGATTTTGACAGAGTTGATTTTTTCATCTCAAATGCTATAATCTCAGGTCGTGCAGTTGCTGGTGGATACACTAAATTTATGAAGCTAAAACCACGTGGCATAAATAATATATTTACCGCAACTGTAAATGCTTTCGTAGTCGGCTCACAAGAGGCAGCTAAACGTATGGAAAAAGTCGGTGGTGGCTCTATCATCTCACTTAGCTCAACTGGCAACCTTGTTTATATAGAAAACTATGCTGGGCACGGAACAGCAAAAGCAGCTGTTGAGGCGATGGTAAGATATGCGGCCACCGAACTTGGTGAGAAAAACATCCGCGTCAATGTCGTAAGTGGTGGACCGATAGATACAGATGCTCTAAGGGCATTTACAAACTATGAAGAGGTACGTAATATGACAGCAAAGCTAAGTCCACTTAACCGCATGGGACAACCCGCAGACTTAGCCGGAGCATGTCTATTTCTATGTTCTAGTAAGGCATCTTGGGTTACAGGACACTCATTTATAATAGACGGCGGAACAACATTTAAATGA
- the dapA gene encoding 4-hydroxy-tetrahydrodipicolinate synthase, translating into MKTIMQGAMTALITPIKNNKLDETTFQKLIKRQIKNGIDVVIPVGTTGESATLTHDEHRVCIEIAVDTCKGTGVKVVAGAGSNATHEAIGLAKFAEANGADGILSVAPYYNKPTQEGLYQHYKAISESVNIPVILYNVPGRTSSDILPTTVFRLFKDCKNIIGIKEATGNIDRCVDLLAHEPNLIVISGEDAINYPILSNGGKGVISVTSNLLPDKIAKLTHLALKNEFIKAKAINDELYAINKILFCESNPIPIKAAMHIAGLLPTLEYRLPLCNPSNENLTKIEQTMKLYEIKGF; encoded by the coding sequence TTGAAAACGATAATGCAAGGTGCGATGACAGCACTCATTACACCGATAAAAAATAATAAGCTTGATGAAACAACATTTCAAAAACTAATAAAAAGACAGATAAAAAATGGTATAGACGTAGTAATACCAGTAGGCACGACTGGCGAGAGTGCGACACTAACACACGATGAGCATAGAGTATGCATAGAAATAGCTGTGGATACTTGCAAAGGCACAGGCGTAAAAGTAGTCGCAGGAGCTGGTAGCAATGCTACTCACGAGGCTATTGGTCTTGCTAAATTTGCCGAGGCAAACGGAGCTGATGGTATATTATCAGTCGCACCATATTATAATAAACCAACGCAAGAAGGATTGTATCAGCACTACAAGGCGATTTCAGAGAGTGTCAATATCCCGGTGATACTTTATAATGTCCCAGGCCGCACAAGCTCAGATATACTGCCTACCACAGTTTTTAGACTTTTTAAGGATTGCAAAAACATCATAGGTATTAAAGAAGCAACTGGCAATATAGACCGTTGTGTAGATCTACTCGCTCACGAGCCCAATCTAATCGTCATAAGTGGTGAAGATGCGATAAACTATCCTATACTTTCAAATGGCGGTAAAGGCGTAATATCTGTCACATCAAATTTACTGCCTGATAAAATAGCCAAGCTAACACACCTTGCTCTAAAAAATGAATTTATAAAAGCAAAGGCGATAAACGATGAGCTTTATGCGATAAATAAAATTCTCTTTTGCGAGAGCAATCCAATACCCATAAAAGCGGCGATGCATATTGCGGGACTGTTACCAACTCTTGAGTATCGACTACCACTATGCAACCCAAGTAACGAGAATTTAACAAAGATAGAACAAACTATGAAATTATACGAAATAAAAGGATTTTAA